The Leadbettera azotonutricia ZAS-9 genome has a window encoding:
- a CDS encoding HD domain-containing protein — MEMNILSCLQSGFTEPIRDNLWGHVYLTPALKALTESSPFMRLHRIMQLGPAFRVYPGATHSRAGHSIGVYHLARRLLVCLAEQGADAWLTREGVFSFLCAGLLHDLGHFPYTHSLKELPLEDHEALTAKSIQAEPLRRLVAAAGADPDFTAAIVDTGMEEQGKELHFYRKLLSGVLDPDKLDYLNRDALYCGVPYGAQDVDFIFSRLRPHEERGVDIDSRGIPSVESILFSKYLMYRAVYWHRSVRSATAMIKKALLSCLESGLIAGEELYHLDDQGLFSLMEKRTDGKALFSLAQMVRDGKLYETAAEIPFDPLLHKALGKIQDRSGLEKSLSSALSQGLGRLVSPEKLIIDVPEPISFESGLFVADEGKFFGQSSSAFRPEMVDAFIKSLRVIRVFTDPEILAGIEAPGILQITKKWVQLT; from the coding sequence ATGGAAATGAATATCCTGTCATGCCTGCAATCGGGTTTCACCGAACCCATCAGGGATAACCTTTGGGGCCATGTGTACCTTACGCCGGCCCTCAAAGCCCTGACCGAGTCCAGCCCCTTTATGCGCCTCCACCGCATCATGCAGCTGGGGCCGGCTTTCAGGGTATATCCGGGGGCGACCCATTCCAGGGCCGGCCATTCCATAGGCGTGTACCACCTTGCCCGGCGCCTCCTCGTCTGCCTTGCCGAACAGGGGGCGGATGCCTGGCTTACAAGGGAGGGCGTCTTCTCCTTCCTCTGCGCCGGCCTCCTCCACGATCTGGGCCATTTCCCCTATACCCACTCCCTCAAGGAGCTTCCCCTGGAGGATCATGAGGCCCTTACCGCCAAAAGCATACAGGCTGAACCTTTGAGGCGCCTTGTCGCAGCTGCGGGCGCCGACCCCGATTTTACCGCCGCAATCGTAGATACTGGCATGGAAGAACAGGGAAAAGAACTCCATTTTTACCGCAAGCTCCTTTCCGGCGTGCTGGACCCCGACAAGCTGGACTACCTGAACCGCGACGCCCTGTATTGCGGCGTGCCCTATGGCGCCCAGGATGTGGATTTTATCTTTTCCCGCCTCCGGCCCCATGAAGAGAGGGGTGTGGACATAGACTCCAGGGGCATTCCCTCGGTGGAATCCATTCTTTTTTCAAAGTACCTCATGTACCGGGCTGTCTATTGGCACCGCTCGGTACGTTCCGCCACAGCCATGATCAAAAAAGCCCTCCTGAGCTGCCTCGAATCGGGCCTTATCGCAGGGGAAGAACTCTACCATCTGGATGATCAGGGCCTCTTTTCACTCATGGAAAAGCGCACGGACGGCAAAGCCCTCTTTTCCCTTGCCCAAATGGTCAGGGACGGCAAACTCTACGAAACAGCCGCTGAAATTCCTTTCGACCCCCTTCTCCATAAGGCTCTCGGAAAGATTCAGGACCGGTCAGGTTTAGAAAAAAGCCTGTCATCCGCCCTATCCCAGGGCCTTGGCAGGCTCGTTTCTCCGGAAAAGCTTATAATCGATGTCCCCGAGCCTATTTCGTTTGAATCGGGCCTTTTTGTAGCTGACGAGGGCAAATTTTTCGGCCAGAGCTCCAGCGCCTTCAGACCCGAAATGGTGGATGCTTTTATAAAATCATTGAGGGTTATACGGGTTTTCACAGACCCGGAAATCCTTGCAGGAATAGAGGCTCCAGGTATCTTGCAAATTACAAAAAAATGGGTACAGTTAACATAA
- a CDS encoding PilZ domain-containing protein → MATPIKRIEKDFLLKVLYDEQIPIMYLKNRTQYILTIEKPTKGQIFFKTDRPVAGLKIRKKLDLMFDYRGQVIIFAVEVTSIKDDHLVADAPEFLYKNLDRSFSRVNTPQDLQVQFTFLGDRYSLTYPKAPDYENSPVGLGNDFIQSLDPRNLSGLIDQMAAWIKGYANGYKLVIFKDVKPAAPEERIIAETGKTFYLPSTLASFPRTDPYPKKRLITEDMFKRYLESTGVDLQFVDDACTRFIKNKFDSGIFSDAWVPVLFQEYVVGYIHIWINKDGKLPFDYEVIDTLHQFAKILAFSLKTNGYFETGKLKNESFEGKVIDISASGLLFAYPNSPLSTALLPDSELSVKLTAPRRVVNANARIVRRYKDNSQGYFGCRFLDMEPEDLRFLFEYIYGKPFTDTDATFLSGQV, encoded by the coding sequence ATGGCCACCCCGATTAAGCGCATAGAAAAGGATTTTCTCCTCAAGGTTCTCTATGATGAGCAGATCCCCATCATGTACTTAAAAAACCGTACCCAGTATATACTCACTATAGAAAAGCCCACCAAAGGCCAGATATTTTTTAAAACCGACAGGCCAGTGGCCGGCCTCAAGATACGCAAGAAGCTGGACCTCATGTTTGATTACCGGGGTCAGGTGATTATTTTTGCAGTGGAAGTAACTTCCATAAAGGATGATCACCTGGTTGCGGATGCCCCGGAATTCCTCTATAAAAATCTTGACCGCTCTTTTTCGCGGGTTAACACCCCCCAGGATCTCCAGGTGCAGTTTACCTTTCTGGGGGATCGCTATTCCCTTACCTATCCCAAAGCGCCGGACTATGAAAACAGCCCTGTAGGCCTGGGCAACGATTTTATCCAAAGTCTGGACCCCAGGAATTTGAGCGGCCTCATTGACCAGATGGCTGCATGGATCAAAGGTTATGCCAATGGCTATAAGCTCGTAATTTTTAAGGATGTGAAGCCCGCAGCCCCCGAGGAACGCATCATCGCTGAAACAGGGAAGACCTTCTACCTTCCTTCGACATTGGCTTCTTTTCCCAGGACCGATCCATATCCCAAAAAACGGCTCATTACCGAAGATATGTTCAAGCGTTACCTTGAAAGCACAGGGGTGGATCTCCAGTTTGTGGATGATGCCTGCACGAGGTTTATAAAAAACAAATTTGATTCAGGGATTTTCTCGGACGCCTGGGTGCCGGTGCTTTTCCAGGAATATGTAGTTGGATATATCCACATTTGGATCAATAAAGACGGGAAGCTCCCCTTTGATTACGAGGTCATAGACACTCTCCACCAGTTTGCAAAAATCCTGGCCTTCTCGCTAAAAACGAACGGCTATTTTGAAACAGGAAAACTCAAGAACGAGTCTTTCGAGGGCAAGGTCATAGACATCAGCGCTTCGGGCCTGCTCTTTGCCTACCCCAATTCGCCCCTGTCCACAGCATTGCTGCCGGACAGCGAGCTCTCTGTAAAGCTTACTGCGCCCAGGCGTGTAGTGAACGCCAATGCCCGTATTGTGCGGCGCTATAAAGACAATTCCCAGGGCTATTTCGGCTGCCGTTTTCTGGACATGGAGCCTGAAGATCTGCGTTTTCTTTTTGAGTATATTTACGGGAAACCCTTCACCGATACGGACGCAACCTTCCTCTCAGGCCAGGTTTAA
- the ettA gene encoding energy-dependent translational throttle protein EttA — protein sequence MPTVDDKKIIYSMYRVSRKHGTKQVLKDISLSYFYGAKIGVLGLNGSGKSSLLKILAGVDTEFAGETSVSPGYTIGFLEQEPYLEPGKTVKEIVSEGVQGLVDLLAEFDKVSEAFGDPDADYDKLGAKQAELQEKIETADGWNLDSRLELAMNALRCPSGDQIVDNLSGGEKRRVALCRLLLKKPDILLLDEPTNHLDAETVAWLERHLREYSGTVIAVTHDRYFLDNVAGWILELDRGEGIPWKGNYSSWLEQKEQRLALEEKGESERRKTLQRELEWIHLNPKGRHAKSKARITQYEKLFQDGEREKIKDNKITIPPGPRLGQLVIQAQGLTKSYGEKLLFENLEFSVPPGACVGIIGPNGAGKTTLFKIISGREKADNGSIKLGDSVALAWADQMRENLDNEKTVWEQLSGGLDLVKLGSGQGAKEVNSRAYCAWYNFSGGDQQKKVGVLSGGERNRLNLALMLKEGANVLLLDEPTNDLDVNTLRALEEAIDSFAGASLVISHDRWFLDRIATHILAFEDGEVIWYDGNWSEYAEWRKQKLGAQADSPHRYIYRKLER from the coding sequence ATGCCCACAGTAGACGACAAGAAAATAATTTACTCCATGTACCGGGTTTCCAGAAAGCACGGAACCAAGCAGGTACTCAAAGACATAAGCCTCTCCTATTTTTACGGCGCCAAGATAGGCGTCCTGGGGCTCAACGGATCAGGCAAGTCGAGTCTCCTCAAGATTCTCGCCGGAGTGGATACTGAATTCGCAGGCGAAACATCCGTTAGCCCCGGCTACACCATCGGCTTCCTTGAACAGGAGCCTTACCTTGAACCAGGGAAGACTGTCAAAGAGATAGTCTCCGAGGGGGTTCAGGGTCTGGTGGATCTCCTGGCGGAATTCGACAAAGTGAGCGAAGCCTTTGGCGATCCTGACGCTGACTATGACAAACTCGGGGCCAAGCAGGCTGAGCTCCAGGAAAAGATAGAAACAGCCGATGGCTGGAACCTGGACAGCCGCCTGGAACTTGCCATGAATGCCCTCCGCTGCCCTTCGGGGGATCAGATAGTTGACAATCTTTCGGGGGGCGAAAAACGCCGGGTTGCCCTGTGCAGGCTGCTCCTTAAAAAACCGGACATACTTCTCCTGGACGAACCTACAAACCATTTGGACGCGGAAACTGTTGCCTGGCTCGAAAGGCATCTCAGGGAATACTCAGGGACTGTCATTGCCGTTACCCACGACCGCTACTTCCTGGACAATGTGGCCGGATGGATACTCGAGCTTGACAGGGGAGAGGGCATACCATGGAAGGGCAACTATTCCAGCTGGCTTGAGCAGAAGGAGCAGCGCCTTGCCCTTGAAGAAAAGGGCGAAAGCGAGCGCCGCAAAACCCTGCAGCGGGAACTTGAATGGATACATCTTAACCCCAAAGGCCGTCATGCCAAGAGCAAGGCCCGCATAACCCAATACGAAAAATTGTTTCAGGATGGCGAGCGGGAAAAGATAAAGGACAATAAAATCACCATACCCCCGGGCCCAAGGCTGGGGCAGCTTGTTATCCAGGCCCAGGGCCTCACCAAGTCCTATGGCGAAAAACTGCTCTTTGAAAATCTGGAATTTTCTGTTCCCCCCGGGGCCTGCGTGGGCATCATAGGGCCAAACGGCGCGGGCAAAACCACCCTCTTCAAGATCATCTCGGGCCGCGAGAAGGCCGATAATGGAAGCATCAAGCTGGGGGACAGCGTGGCCCTTGCCTGGGCAGACCAGATGAGGGAAAACCTGGACAACGAAAAGACAGTCTGGGAACAGCTTTCGGGCGGCCTTGACCTTGTCAAACTTGGTTCTGGCCAGGGCGCCAAGGAAGTCAATTCCCGGGCTTACTGCGCATGGTACAATTTCTCCGGCGGGGACCAGCAGAAAAAGGTGGGGGTCCTTTCAGGGGGCGAGAGAAATAGGCTTAACCTTGCCCTCATGCTCAAGGAAGGGGCCAATGTGCTGCTATTGGACGAACCGACCAACGACCTGGACGTGAACACCCTCCGGGCCCTGGAAGAAGCCATCGATAGCTTTGCGGGCGCCAGCCTTGTGATAAGCCACGACCGCTGGTTTCTGGACCGCATAGCCACCCATATCCTGGCCTTTGAAGACGGCGAAGTTATCTGGTATGATGGCAACTGGTCGGAATACGCCGAATGGCGGAAGCAGAAGCTGGGAGCCCAGGCCGACAGCCCCCACCGTTATATTTACCGTAAACTGGAGCGTTGA
- a CDS encoding late competence development ComFB family protein, whose protein sequence is MELHNTMEDKILAKVEDIFNTISKDGNPDNFCTCSQCRMDTACYVLNRTVPRYIVSNRGAARVQQETIDQQQKDADIAALIYEGLKRVNHNQRPNFKHASVSGDAAAASGNPVFNVPTIVGRLFDGNNFAPLSGVKVELLHNGELVAMKDANWQNPYTMVPNTDGTFTFWPVPIPADTADDRKTFEYSLKVEAPEFETLIHYFKIPVISEVLTAASFTLGRTFKLPDLYMFPPGEAEKNGYLD, encoded by the coding sequence ATGGAACTGCATAACACAATGGAAGACAAAATCCTCGCCAAAGTTGAAGATATCTTCAATACTATAAGCAAGGATGGGAATCCCGACAATTTCTGCACCTGCAGCCAGTGCCGCATGGACACGGCCTGCTATGTGCTTAACCGGACCGTGCCCCGTTACATTGTCTCCAACAGGGGGGCAGCCCGGGTTCAGCAGGAGACTATAGACCAGCAGCAAAAAGACGCGGACATCGCAGCCCTTATCTACGAGGGCCTTAAACGGGTCAACCACAACCAGAGGCCCAATTTCAAGCATGCCTCGGTTTCCGGGGATGCTGCGGCAGCCTCGGGCAACCCGGTTTTCAATGTCCCCACTATAGTGGGCCGCCTTTTCGACGGCAACAATTTTGCCCCCCTTTCGGGAGTCAAAGTTGAGCTCCTCCACAACGGGGAACTGGTGGCCATGAAGGACGCCAACTGGCAGAACCCCTACACCATGGTTCCCAACACAGACGGCACCTTCACCTTCTGGCCCGTCCCCATACCCGCCGACACAGCGGACGACCGCAAAACCTTTGAGTACTCTTTAAAGGTTGAAGCCCCCGAGTTTGAGACTTTGATTCATTACTTCAAGATTCCGGTAATCAGCGAAGTGCTTACAGCTGCTTCCTTTACCCTGGGCCGCACCTTCAAACTTCCCGACCTCTACATGTTCCCTCCTGGGGAAGCTGAGAAGAACGGGTATCTGGATTAA
- a CDS encoding STAS domain-containing protein produces MAIKVLKNDENIYIVELQNELDLFSSNMLKELVMKMVEKKIERFIIDLKKTETITSAGLGALVYVSSTAKKMDFALAFTNINEAVKKAIDITKLTGYFPITPTLKEAVELVRSQPRT; encoded by the coding sequence ATGGCGATTAAAGTTCTTAAAAACGATGAAAATATCTACATCGTAGAGCTGCAGAACGAACTGGATCTCTTTAGCTCCAATATGCTCAAAGAACTGGTCATGAAAATGGTTGAGAAAAAAATCGAACGCTTCATTATAGATTTAAAAAAAACAGAGACCATTACTTCGGCGGGCCTGGGCGCCCTGGTCTATGTTTCTTCCACTGCAAAAAAAATGGACTTTGCCCTGGCCTTTACCAACATCAACGAAGCCGTAAAAAAAGCCATAGATATAACGAAGCTTACAGGTTATTTCCCCATAACCCCCACATTAAAAGAAGCAGTAGAATTAGTGCGCAGCCAGCCCCGGACTTGA
- a CDS encoding Gfo/Idh/MocA family protein — protein MEKIPVAIIGLGRIASLLEEDEKREKPCTHAGAVSNNPDCILAAGCDIDAERRDLFAGRWKVPVYEDAETMMAKHRPGIMAIATHPDSHYYYCKLAVAHNIPVVICEKPLADTLNKAKAIAALARNGNTRIIVNHERRYSADYIKAKAILDSGSLGPLLSARAVLYMGKTRRLADVFWHDGTHLADAVMFLTDSILAHKKHWGAKLNAREGTAWLAGILKKPTRARDAIPFVMEAGAGRDHLVFELEFSCTQGRLRIGNGVFEVWKSDESPYAEKFRSLKLSGEAFEGPTGFFANMVADAAACFHDPARQPRSGAINGLKAIEYLHSVIPWSNSRS, from the coding sequence ATGGAAAAGATACCCGTAGCAATTATAGGTCTTGGCCGAATTGCCAGCCTCCTTGAAGAAGATGAAAAGAGGGAAAAGCCCTGCACCCATGCAGGGGCAGTCTCAAACAACCCCGACTGTATCCTTGCTGCTGGCTGCGACATAGACGCGGAACGCCGCGATCTTTTTGCCGGACGCTGGAAGGTTCCGGTTTATGAAGATGCAGAAACAATGATGGCTAAGCACCGCCCCGGTATAATGGCAATCGCCACCCATCCCGACAGCCATTATTATTACTGCAAACTTGCCGTTGCCCACAATATCCCGGTAGTAATATGCGAGAAGCCCCTGGCAGATACACTGAACAAAGCCAAAGCAATTGCAGCACTCGCCAGGAATGGAAACACCCGAATAATTGTCAATCATGAACGGCGCTATTCAGCCGACTATATCAAGGCTAAAGCAATATTGGATTCCGGCAGCCTTGGCCCCCTTCTCAGCGCAAGGGCTGTGCTCTATATGGGGAAGACCCGGCGGCTTGCGGATGTGTTCTGGCATGATGGCACCCATCTGGCTGATGCTGTCATGTTTCTGACGGATTCAATTTTAGCGCATAAAAAGCATTGGGGTGCAAAACTGAACGCACGGGAAGGTACAGCATGGCTTGCAGGTATCCTCAAAAAACCGACAAGGGCTCGCGACGCTATTCCCTTCGTTATGGAGGCAGGAGCGGGGAGGGATCATCTGGTTTTCGAACTGGAATTTTCCTGCACCCAGGGCAGGCTCCGCATAGGCAATGGTGTCTTTGAAGTCTGGAAAAGCGATGAAAGCCCTTATGCGGAAAAATTTCGATCCCTTAAACTATCCGGTGAAGCCTTTGAAGGCCCCACAGGCTTTTTTGCCAATATGGTGGCTGACGCTGCTGCCTGTTTCCATGATCCAGCGCGGCAGCCCCGATCAGGGGCAATTAACGGGTTAAAGGCGATAGAATATTTGCATTCTGTAATACCCTGGAGCAATAGCCGATCATAA